One Candidatus Binataceae bacterium genomic region harbors:
- a CDS encoding helix-turn-helix transcriptional regulator, whose product MDPRGEQNANPGFRAGIRDHTPANFASGDTEQLGANLVRARQARNLTLDEAASQIRVPAKYLSMIEASDYGSISDALYLLPYVRSYVGLLQLDSDLMAAKFVQEVQRAEVAAAATAPLPPAKEESGGHSRGWFTTAALLLFVVAALYLATQRF is encoded by the coding sequence ATGGACCCGAGGGGCGAGCAAAACGCCAACCCAGGCTTTAGGGCTGGCATCAGGGATCATACTCCAGCCAATTTTGCGAGCGGCGACACCGAACAACTTGGGGCCAATCTGGTAAGGGCACGCCAAGCTCGTAACTTGACCTTGGATGAGGCGGCCAGCCAAATCCGCGTTCCTGCCAAATACTTAAGTATGATCGAGGCCAGCGACTACGGGTCGATTTCCGACGCGCTTTACCTCTTGCCCTATGTGCGTAGCTACGTTGGCCTGTTGCAGCTTGACTCCGATCTGATGGCGGCCAAGTTCGTCCAGGAAGTGCAGCGGGCTGAGGTCGCCGCCGCAGCCACCGCGCCGTTGCCCCCGGCCAAAGAAGAAAGTGGCGGGCACAGCCGCGGTTGGTTTACCACTGCGGCGCTGCTTCTGTTCGTGGTCGCGGCGCTTTATCTGGCCACTCAGCGCTTCTAG